A window of the Lysinibacillus irui genome harbors these coding sequences:
- the pstB gene encoding phosphate ABC transporter ATP-binding protein PstB, with protein MVLDLKDEKTIVKPIRATTKPAAEVAKNIVYDTRDLNLWYGDHHGLKDINLSIYENEVTAIIGPSGCGKSTYLKTLNRMVELVPSVRTSGEILYRERNILDKNYTVEELRTRVGMVFQKPNPFPKSIYDNIAYGPRIHGIKNKKILDEIVEKSLRGAAIWDEVKDRLNQNAYGLSGGQQQRICIARCLAIEPDVILMDEPTSALDPISTLKVEELVQELKQDYSIVIVTHNMQQAARISDRTAFFLSGEVVEYDKTDIIFQTPADQRTEDYISGRFG; from the coding sequence ATGGTTCTAGATTTAAAAGATGAAAAAACTATTGTTAAACCGATTCGAGCGACAACTAAGCCTGCTGCGGAAGTGGCCAAAAATATTGTCTATGATACACGTGATTTAAATTTATGGTATGGCGATCATCATGGCTTGAAGGATATTAATTTAAGCATCTATGAAAATGAAGTAACGGCGATTATTGGGCCTTCTGGCTGTGGTAAATCGACGTATCTGAAAACGTTAAACAGAATGGTCGAGCTTGTACCAAGTGTTCGTACATCTGGTGAAATTTTATATCGTGAACGTAATATTTTAGATAAAAATTATACGGTTGAGGAATTAAGAACACGTGTAGGAATGGTGTTCCAAAAACCTAATCCGTTTCCAAAATCTATTTATGATAACATTGCGTATGGACCAAGAATCCACGGTATTAAGAATAAAAAAATTCTGGATGAAATTGTTGAGAAGTCGCTACGTGGCGCAGCAATTTGGGATGAAGTAAAAGATCGTTTAAATCAAAATGCTTATGGCTTATCAGGTGGTCAGCAACAACGTATTTGTATTGCTCGTTGCTTAGCGATTGAACCAGATGTCATCTTAATGGATGAACCAACATCCGCATTAGACCCAATCTCTACATTAAAAGTAGAAGAGCTTGTGCAAGAGCTGAAGCAGGATTATTCAATTGTTATCGTGACACATAACATGCAACAAGCTGCACGTATTTCCGATCGTACAGCATTCTTCCTTAGCGGAGAAGTAGTAGAATACGATAAAACGGATATCATCTTCCAAACACCAGCAGATCAACGTACGGAAGACTATATTTCAGGACGTTTCGGCTAA
- the phoU gene encoding phosphate signaling complex protein PhoU produces the protein MVVRERFEQELKEVQGQFVALANSSILALKTAFEALVEQDLEKALKILEDDLVINRLEEAINDHVILMIAKQQPVATDLRRLMVLVKAASDMERVGDYAVNIAKEAIRIGKEPIVFPMTNLQTMCNKTVEMLESIMKAFTEEDTVRAKEIAELDDYVDDLYGATVTLLLRAGVENPAHISQITHLTFICRYLERSADHATNIAEHLFYLVKGKHYELNN, from the coding sequence ATGGTAGTACGTGAGCGTTTTGAACAAGAGCTGAAAGAAGTGCAGGGACAATTTGTGGCCCTTGCCAACAGTAGTATCCTAGCATTAAAAACAGCGTTTGAAGCTTTAGTAGAGCAGGATTTAGAAAAAGCCTTAAAAATTTTAGAAGATGATTTAGTGATTAATCGTCTTGAAGAAGCGATAAATGATCATGTTATTTTAATGATTGCTAAGCAACAACCAGTGGCAACAGATTTACGCCGTTTAATGGTCCTTGTAAAAGCCGCATCCGATATGGAAAGAGTGGGCGATTATGCAGTCAACATCGCTAAAGAAGCCATTCGAATTGGCAAAGAACCTATAGTATTTCCGATGACTAATTTGCAAACAATGTGTAATAAAACAGTAGAAATGTTAGAGAGTATCATGAAGGCCTTTACAGAAGAAGATACAGTGCGTGCTAAAGAAATTGCTGAATTAGATGACTATGTGGATGATTTATATGGTGCAACGGTTACACTTTTACTTCGCGCTGGTGTAGAAAATCCGGCACATATTTCTCAAATTACACATCTCACATTTATCTGCCGCTATTTAGAACGTTCGGCTGACCATGCCACAAATATTGCCGAACATCTATTTTACTTAGTCAAAGGCAAACATTATGAATTAAATAATTAA